One region of Ahniella affigens genomic DNA includes:
- a CDS encoding M3 family metallopeptidase gives MSLTLNWHLPDFSRIDIARIVPELEARLADNRARIDALSAQTAPDFDALMGAWEDIEEQSGRWFQPISHLHNVRDQPELREAYGEAIELLTDYGTWVGQHAGLCAKVKALQASPDFPGLNAAAQKLVADALRDFRLSGVDLPPDQRERYKTIANQLARLSTEFEQAVLDATEAWSLDVPEGDTRLLGLPPSALAQFKDAAEQAGVTGYRISLKAPSYLAVLTYAEDRGLRETLYAAYQTRASDQGPNAGTFDNTARIHEVMRLRQESAQLLGFETSAHESLAGKMAVNPAQVLAFLQTLAEDARPQAQRDLDELNQFAREHLNLESLAPWDIAFVSEKLKQAKHQISDEDLKPYFPVDPVLAGMFGLVERLFGIRIRERQGVDRWHPDVRFFELVDAHDDAFAGFYLDLFARTGKRGGAWMDVCTSRRLDGTLVQVPVAFLTCNAPPPTRELPSLLTHDDVVTLFHEFGHGLHHMLTEVGYPSLAGIEGVEWDAVELPSQFLENFAWDPNVLRALGRHWEHGDALPEDLIQKLLATRHDQAGMFLVRQLEFALFDFRLHLEYQPGLDLQALIQSIRNQVAVVQPPAWQRFAHSFTHIFSGGYAAGYYSYLWAQVLSADAFEQFRAVGGIDPALGRRFREAVLAVGGSRPAAESVRAFLGRDPDPKALLRSYGIATRAH, from the coding sequence ATGAGCCTGACCCTGAACTGGCATCTCCCGGATTTTTCCCGAATTGATATCGCGCGCATCGTCCCAGAGCTCGAAGCGCGGCTCGCCGACAATCGTGCCCGCATTGACGCGCTGAGCGCTCAGACTGCCCCTGACTTCGACGCGTTGATGGGTGCTTGGGAGGATATCGAGGAACAGAGCGGTCGCTGGTTTCAACCGATCTCGCATTTGCACAATGTGCGCGATCAGCCGGAACTTCGCGAGGCCTATGGTGAAGCCATCGAGCTGTTGACCGACTACGGCACCTGGGTTGGCCAGCATGCTGGCTTGTGCGCCAAGGTCAAGGCATTGCAAGCCAGCCCCGACTTTCCGGGCTTGAACGCTGCGGCGCAAAAGCTTGTTGCCGATGCGTTGCGCGACTTCCGGCTCAGTGGCGTCGATCTGCCACCGGATCAGCGCGAACGCTACAAGACCATCGCGAATCAGCTGGCGCGCCTCAGTACCGAGTTTGAGCAAGCCGTGTTGGACGCGACGGAAGCTTGGTCGCTGGATGTCCCCGAAGGCGACACGCGTCTACTCGGCCTGCCACCATCGGCCTTGGCGCAATTCAAGGACGCGGCCGAACAGGCCGGCGTCACGGGCTATCGGATCAGCCTGAAGGCGCCGAGCTATTTGGCGGTGTTGACTTATGCCGAGGACCGCGGCCTGCGCGAAACGCTTTATGCCGCCTATCAAACTCGGGCGTCGGATCAAGGCCCGAACGCCGGTACGTTCGACAATACAGCGCGCATCCACGAGGTCATGCGCTTACGTCAGGAATCGGCCCAACTGTTGGGATTTGAGACATCCGCACACGAATCACTCGCCGGTAAAATGGCGGTGAACCCGGCCCAAGTGCTGGCGTTTTTGCAGACGCTTGCCGAGGACGCCCGACCGCAGGCACAACGTGATCTGGACGAGCTGAATCAGTTTGCCCGAGAGCACTTGAATCTAGAGTCACTGGCACCCTGGGACATCGCGTTTGTCTCGGAAAAGCTGAAGCAGGCCAAGCACCAGATTAGCGACGAGGACTTGAAGCCCTATTTCCCGGTCGACCCAGTCCTGGCTGGGATGTTTGGATTGGTCGAGCGGCTGTTCGGGATTCGGATTCGCGAACGGCAGGGCGTGGATCGATGGCATCCGGATGTGCGCTTCTTCGAGTTGGTGGATGCCCATGACGACGCCTTTGCCGGGTTCTACCTGGACTTGTTCGCGCGCACCGGCAAACGCGGGGGCGCATGGATGGATGTGTGCACGAGCCGGCGTTTGGACGGCACCTTGGTACAGGTTCCCGTCGCGTTCCTGACCTGCAATGCACCGCCGCCGACCCGCGAACTCCCCAGTCTGCTGACCCACGATGACGTCGTCACACTGTTCCACGAATTCGGGCATGGCCTGCACCATATGCTGACCGAGGTCGGATACCCGAGTCTGGCCGGCATTGAGGGCGTCGAATGGGACGCCGTGGAGCTTCCGAGCCAGTTTTTGGAAAACTTCGCGTGGGACCCGAACGTGCTGCGCGCATTGGGCCGGCACTGGGAGCATGGCGATGCGTTGCCGGAGGATCTGATTCAGAAACTGCTGGCCACGCGGCACGACCAAGCCGGTATGTTCCTGGTTCGCCAACTGGAATTCGCGCTGTTCGATTTCCGACTGCATCTGGAGTACCAGCCGGGCCTCGACCTGCAGGCGTTGATCCAGTCCATTCGCAACCAAGTCGCCGTGGTGCAGCCGCCCGCCTGGCAGCGCTTTGCGCACAGTTTCACGCACATTTTCAGCGGCGGCTATGCCGCGGGCTATTACAGCTACCTGTGGGCCCAAGTGCTGTCGGCTGACGCCTTTGAGCAATTTCGCGCGGTCGGCGGAATTGATCCCGCACTTGGCCGACGGTTTCGTGAAGCCGTTCTGGCAGTCGGCGGTTCGCGACCAGCGGCCGAAAGTGTCCGCGCCTTTCTCGGCCGCGACCCCGACCCCAAGGCGCTGCTCAGAAGCTACGGCATCGCGACGCGCGCGCACTGA
- a CDS encoding DUF2785 domain-containing protein, translated as MLIRLSALNALLCAAWCCAGAASAAACPPADWDKARLLTLRANQFAVSDPAERVRLGDALLACLKDPDPVLRDQVAYEAYATWLRSGVFADEHVARWTVQLLDDLADTTPDPAGVRRPFAALVLSELARTDRIKPHFEPALRQRLVADATAYLRQCRDYRGFSESIGWRHGVAHAADWVMQLGLNDRVKAPALRGFQDALLGQVGAHGQYAYIDGESERLARAVLMLMHRNELTADSWVTALAQFDHPETVPNWSDVFGSRTGLNERHNLRQFLYELDEGVRASQLPAKQAYVDVIARLLKATAV; from the coding sequence ATGTTGATTCGTCTTTCAGCGCTAAATGCGCTGCTGTGCGCCGCATGGTGTTGTGCCGGTGCCGCGTCGGCAGCGGCGTGTCCGCCAGCTGATTGGGACAAGGCGCGCCTTTTGACGCTCCGAGCCAACCAGTTTGCCGTGTCAGACCCCGCAGAGCGGGTGCGCTTGGGCGACGCGCTGCTGGCCTGCCTCAAAGACCCCGATCCGGTGCTGCGCGACCAGGTCGCGTACGAAGCCTATGCGACGTGGCTGCGCAGTGGCGTGTTTGCCGACGAGCACGTGGCGCGGTGGACCGTGCAGCTGCTGGACGATCTCGCGGATACGACTCCCGATCCAGCTGGCGTCCGCCGGCCATTTGCCGCATTGGTGTTGTCCGAACTCGCGCGCACGGATCGAATCAAACCGCATTTTGAGCCGGCGCTCAGACAGCGGCTGGTCGCGGACGCGACCGCGTACCTTCGCCAATGTCGGGACTATCGCGGTTTCTCCGAGTCGATCGGCTGGCGCCACGGTGTGGCGCATGCGGCGGATTGGGTCATGCAACTCGGCCTGAATGACCGGGTCAAGGCGCCCGCGTTACGTGGCTTCCAGGACGCGTTGCTGGGCCAAGTGGGAGCACACGGCCAATACGCCTATATCGACGGCGAAAGCGAGCGTTTGGCTCGGGCGGTGTTGATGCTGATGCATCGGAATGAGCTGACGGCCGATTCGTGGGTCACGGCACTGGCGCAATTTGATCACCCGGAGACCGTACCCAACTGGTCGGACGTCTTCGGCAGCCGCACCGGTTTGAACGAGCGGCACAATCTGCGGCAATTTCTCTATGAGCTCGACGAAGGCGTGCGGGCGTCGCAGTTGCCAGCCAAACAGGCGTACGTAGACGTCATCGCCCGCTTGCTCAAGGCGACGGCGGTATGA
- a CDS encoding TRAP transporter small permease — MIQRVLKILEQIENTAMAVLALVLIFAAAAQVVLRLFDVGVVWLDPVLRALVMWIAMLGALAATRHDKHINLDALTRLLSGWSLRAARLLTLLFAAAICVVLANASYGLVQLDRESMTPLVNDIPAWWVEVILPVGFGLMALRFALRAFVLPAPSQPEAT; from the coding sequence ATGATTCAACGGGTCCTGAAAATTCTGGAGCAGATCGAAAACACCGCGATGGCGGTGCTTGCGCTGGTGCTGATCTTTGCGGCCGCAGCGCAAGTAGTGCTGCGGCTGTTTGACGTCGGTGTCGTGTGGCTCGACCCGGTGCTGCGTGCGTTGGTCATGTGGATCGCGATGCTCGGCGCCCTGGCTGCCACCCGACACGATAAACACATCAATCTGGATGCACTCACGCGCCTGCTGTCGGGTTGGTCATTGCGGGCAGCGCGCCTGCTGACCTTGCTGTTTGCGGCAGCGATCTGCGTAGTGCTGGCCAACGCCTCGTATGGCCTGGTGCAGCTTGATCGGGAAAGTATGACGCCTCTGGTCAATGACATCCCCGCCTGGTGGGTCGAGGTGATCCTGCCCGTCGGCTTTGGCCTGATGGCCCTGCGCTTTGCGCTGCGCGCGTTTGTGCTGCCTGCCCCGTCGCAGCCGGAGGCGACATGA
- a CDS encoding TRAP transporter large permease, with the protein MIWLAILAIIALAAFGAPLFALIAAVALIGLQLSDYESTVLAVEFNRLAESPVLIAIPLFTIAGYVLSESGAPKRLVRLTEAMFGWLHGGLAIVAILACAMFTAFTGASGVTILAIGALIYPALRQAQYSERFSLGLVTTSGSLGLLFFPAVPLILYGIVAQSLGTSPSAGVEDMIKAGALPGLLMVSALAAYSMYAAPKRAHDVPFSAAELRAALWDARYELPLPFIVLGGVFLGTFAASEAAAITAAYVLIITVVIRREIPLQRLPAVLREAMELVGAILLILGVSLGLTYVLIDAGVPEQIFGFVNTHIGNKWAFLLLLNGFLIILGMLLDIFSATVIMVPILVPIAISYGIHPVHLGIIFLANMQLGYFTPPVGMNLFIASFRFKTPVLVLTRACVPFFFVLLACVLLITYWPGLSLWFIPPSP; encoded by the coding sequence ATGATCTGGCTGGCAATCCTCGCCATCATCGCGCTCGCCGCTTTTGGCGCCCCGCTGTTTGCGCTGATTGCGGCCGTGGCGTTGATTGGCTTGCAGTTGTCGGACTACGAAAGCACAGTGCTCGCAGTGGAGTTCAATCGCCTGGCGGAAAGCCCCGTCCTGATTGCGATTCCGCTCTTCACCATCGCCGGCTATGTCCTCAGCGAAAGCGGCGCGCCGAAGCGCCTGGTGCGCTTGACCGAAGCGATGTTCGGCTGGCTGCATGGCGGTCTCGCAATCGTCGCGATTCTGGCCTGCGCGATGTTCACGGCGTTCACCGGCGCATCGGGCGTCACCATTTTGGCCATTGGTGCGTTGATTTATCCGGCATTGCGCCAAGCGCAATACAGCGAGCGATTCTCGCTTGGGCTGGTGACCACTTCCGGCAGCCTGGGCTTGTTGTTTTTCCCGGCAGTGCCGTTGATTCTGTATGGCATCGTCGCGCAATCGCTCGGCACGTCACCGAGTGCCGGCGTCGAAGACATGATCAAGGCGGGGGCGCTCCCTGGCCTGCTGATGGTCAGCGCACTCGCCGCCTACAGCATGTATGCCGCACCGAAGCGCGCCCATGACGTCCCATTCTCGGCGGCTGAACTCCGGGCCGCACTCTGGGATGCGCGTTACGAATTGCCATTGCCGTTCATCGTGCTCGGCGGTGTGTTCTTGGGCACCTTTGCCGCGTCCGAAGCGGCCGCGATCACCGCTGCTTACGTACTCATCATCACGGTGGTGATCCGCCGCGAAATTCCACTGCAGCGGCTGCCGGCAGTGCTGCGCGAAGCCATGGAACTGGTCGGCGCCATTCTGCTGATTCTCGGCGTGTCACTGGGCTTGACCTATGTGCTGATTGATGCGGGCGTCCCGGAGCAGATCTTCGGCTTCGTCAACACGCACATTGGCAACAAATGGGCGTTTCTCCTGCTGCTGAATGGATTTCTGATCATTCTCGGCATGTTGCTCGATATTTTCTCGGCGACGGTGATCATGGTCCCCATCCTGGTGCCGATCGCCATCTCGTACGGCATTCATCCGGTCCATCTCGGCATCATTTTTCTGGCCAACATGCAGCTCGGTTATTTCACGCCGCCAGTGGGCATGAATCTGTTCATCGCCAGTTTTCGCTTCAAGACGCCCGTGTTGGTGCTGACCCGTGCCTGCGTACCGTTTTTCTTCGTGCTGCTGGCCTGCGTGCTGTTGATCACCTATTGGCCAGGTCTGTCGCTCTGGTTCATACCGCCGTCGCCTTGA
- a CDS encoding DUF937 domain-containing protein, protein MAAEILQGLMGILDDNAMQQIGRQIGASPAQTQGAVQQALPLILGAMGRNAAEPNGAEALHRAVARDHANVDIGGLLGGLLGGGQAANPVASQGESILKHVFGARQDRAAVGLGRSSGLDQGSAAQLLKILAPIVMAQIGKTQQQKGLSSGGLGDLLGLIGGARPQAQSQPGGGGLLGAVLDRDGDGDVDFADLAPMAGQVLGGLFGGNR, encoded by the coding sequence ACGCGATGCAGCAGATTGGCCGGCAGATCGGCGCCAGTCCGGCGCAGACGCAAGGTGCCGTGCAGCAGGCGTTGCCGCTGATTCTGGGTGCGATGGGTCGGAACGCTGCGGAGCCCAACGGTGCCGAGGCCCTGCACCGCGCGGTGGCGCGCGACCATGCCAATGTCGACATTGGTGGTCTGCTGGGCGGCCTGCTCGGTGGCGGTCAGGCAGCCAATCCGGTTGCGAGCCAAGGTGAGTCCATCCTCAAGCATGTGTTCGGCGCCCGTCAGGATCGCGCGGCGGTCGGGCTGGGTCGCAGCAGTGGTCTGGATCAGGGTAGCGCCGCGCAGTTGTTGAAGATTCTCGCGCCCATCGTCATGGCGCAAATTGGTAAGACGCAGCAGCAGAAAGGGCTGTCGTCTGGTGGCCTAGGTGATCTGCTGGGCTTGATTGGCGGGGCGCGGCCACAGGCGCAAAGCCAGCCCGGCGGCGGTGGCTTGCTGGGGGCCGTACTGGATCGTGATGGCGACGGCGACGTCGACTTTGCCGATCTCGCTCCGATGGCAGGCCAGGTGCTGGGCGGCCTGTTTGGCGGCAATCGCTGA